A region of Ochotona princeps isolate mOchPri1 chromosome 2, mOchPri1.hap1, whole genome shotgun sequence DNA encodes the following proteins:
- the LOC131479528 gene encoding E-selectin-like: MMAMHFLSALTFVLLIQESNTWSYYFSGENMTYDEASAYCQQKCAHLAAIQNKEEIDYLNSILDYSISCYWIGIRRFNDVWIWVGTQKLLTEEAKNWAPGEPNNKQNNEDCVEIYIKRPKDTGMWNDERYSKKKLALCYTAACTQASCSGHGECVETINNYTCNCYPGFSGHTCEQVVTCGAQVKPQHGNLNCIHPLGTFSYNSSCSVACEEGYLPSSTETTWCTSSGQWSAPTATCNVVKCDAIGKPTNGVVKCSPSQESSPWNTTCAFDCEEGFELQGPQSLQCTSSGSWSDEKPTCTAVKCDPVQTLENGLVDCAHPHTGEFTYQSSCTFKCKEGFELHGPTQLKCTSQGQWTQELPSCQAVQCPSLSILGKINTNCSSESVFGTVCNFTCPEGWTLNGSSVLLCDATGHWSGMLPTCEAIEPGISLAVGLSVGGTSFLTLSSFLLWFLKYFRKKAKKFVPASYAALESQESCPVPSNLI; encoded by the exons ATGATGGCCATgcattttctctctgctctcacttTTG TGCTTCTCATTCAAGAGAGCAATACCTGGTCTTACTACTTCTCTGGAGAAAACATGACTTATGATGAGGCCAGTGCTTATTGTCAGCAAAAATGTGCACATCTGGCTGCCATTCAAAATAAAGAAGAGATTGACTATTTAAATTCCATATTAGACTATTCAATAAGTTGTTACTGGATTGGAATCAGAAGATTTAACGATGTGTGGATCTGGGTAGGGACCCAAAAACTTCTCACTGAAGAAGCCAAGAACTGGGCTCCAGGTGAACCCAACAATAAGCAAAATAATGAAGACTGTGTGGAGATCTACATCAAGAGACCCAAGGATACGGGCATGTGGAATGATGAGAGATACAGCAAGAAGAAGCTTGCCTTGTGCTACACAG CTGCCTGTACCCAAGCATCCTGCAGTGGCCATGGTGAATGTGTAGAGACCATAAATAATTACACTTGTAATTGCTACCCTGGCTTCAGTGGACACACGTGCGAGCAGG TTGTGACCTGTGGAGCTCAGGTTAAACCTCAGCATGGGAACCTGAATTGTATTCATCCTTTGGGGACCTTCAGCTACAACTCTTCCTGTTCTGTTGCCTGTGAGGAGGGCTACTTGCCAAGCAGCACGGAAACCACGTGGTGTACATCTTCAGGACAGTGGAGTGCTCCCACTGCAACCTGCAACG TGGTCAAATGTGATGCTATTGGAAAGCCTACCAATGGAGTTGTAAAATGTTCTCCAAGCCAAGAAAGCTCCCCATGGAACACAACCTGTGCATTTgactgtgaggaaggatttgagcTTCAGGGACCCCAGAGCCTGCAGTGTACCTCATCTGGGAGCTGGAGTGATGAGAAGCCCACATGTACAG CTGTGAAATGTGATCCTGTGCAGACACTGGAGAATGGCTTGGTGGACTGTGCTCATCCCCACACTGGGGAATTCACCTATCAATCCTCTTGCACTTTCAAGTGTAAGGAAGGCTTTGAATTACATGGACCCACTCAACTCAAATGCACATCTCAAGGACAGTGGACACAGGAGCTCCCCTCCTGCCAAG CAGTGCAATGTCCAAGCCTGTCTATTCTGGGAAAGATCAACACGAACTGCAGCAGCGAATCTGTGTTTGGAACTGTGTGCAATTTTACATGCCCTGAAGGATGGACCCTAAATGGCTCTTCTGTGTTGCTGTGTGATGCCACAGGACACTGGTCTGGGATGCTGCCTACCTGTGAAG CCATTGAGCCTGGTATTTCCCTAGCAGTTGGACTTTCTGTTGGTGGAACCTCCTTCCTGACATTAAGTTCATTTCTTCTTTGGTTTCTGAAGTACTTTCGGAAAAAAG cAAAGAAATTTGTTCCTGCCAG CTATGCAGCCCTTGAATCACAAGAAAGCTGCCCAGTGCCTTCCAACCTCATTTAA
- the LOC131478190 gene encoding E-selectin-like, whose product MMAMHFLSALTFGLLIQESNTWSYYFSGENMTYDEASAYCQQKYTHLVAIQNKEEIDYLNSILDYSPSYYWIGIRKVNDVWIWVGTQKPLTEEAKNWAPGEPNNKQNNEDCVEIYIKRPKDTGMWNDERCSKKKLALCYTAACTQASCSGHGECVETINNYTCNCYPGFSGHTCEQVVTCGAQVKPQHGNLNCIHPLGTFSYNSSCSVACEEGYLPSSTETTWCTSSGQWSAPTATCNVVKCDAIGKPTNGVVKCSPSQESSPWNTTCAFDCEEGFELQGPQSLQCTSSGSWSDEKPTCTAVKCDPVQTLENGLVDCAHPHTGEFTYQSSCTFKCKEGFGLHGPTQLKCTSQGQWTQELPSCQAVQCPSLSILGKINTNCSRESVFGTVCNFTCPEGWTLNGSSVLLCDATGHWSGMLPTCEAAIEPGVSLAVGLSVGGTSFLTLSSFLLWFLKYFRKKAKKFVPASYAGLESQESCPVPSNLI is encoded by the exons ATGATGGCCATgcattttctctctgctctcacttTTG GGCTTCTCATTCAAGAGAGCAATACCTGGTCTTACTACTTCTCTGGAGAAAACATGACTTATGATGAGGCCAGTGCTTATTGTCAGCAAAAATATACACATCTGGTTGCCATTCAAAATAAAGAAGAGATTGACTATTTAAATTCCATATTAGACTATTCACCAAGTTATTACTGGATTGGAATCAGAAAAGTTAACGATGTGTGGATCTGGGTAGGGACCCAAAAACCTCTCACTGAAGAAGCCAAGAACTGGGCTCCAGGTGAACCCAACAATAAGCAAAATAATGAAGACTGTGTGGAGATCTACATCAAGAGACCCAAGGATACGGGCATGTGGAATGATGAGAGATGCAGCAAGAAGAAGCTTGCCTTGTGCTACACAG CTGCCTGTACCCAAGCATCCTGCAGTGGCCATGGTGAATGTGTAGAGACCATAAATAATTACACTTGTAATTGCTACCCTGGCTTCAGTGGACACACGTGTGAGCAGG TTGTGACCTGTGGAGCTCAGGTTAAACCTCAGCATGGGAACCTGAATTGTATTCATCCTTTGGGGACCTTCAGCTACAACTCTTCCTGTTCTGTTGCCTGTGAGGAGGGCTACTTGCCAAGCAGCACGGAAACCACGTGGTGTACATCTTCAGGACAGTGGAGTGCTCCCACTGCAACCTGCAACG TGGTCAAATGTGATGCTATTGGAAAGCCTACCAATGGAGTTGTAAAATGTTCTCCAAGCCAAGAAAGCTCCCCATGGAACACAACCTGTGCATTTgactgtgaggaaggatttgagcTTCAGGGACCCCAGAGCCTGCAGTGTACCTCATCTGGGAGCTGGAGTGATGAGAAGCCCACATGTACAG CTGTGAAATGTGATCCTGTGCAGACACTGGAGAATGGCTTGGTGGACTGTGCTCATCCCCACACTGGGGAATTCACCTATCAGTCCTCTTGCACTTTCAAGTGTAAGGAAGGCTTTGGATTACATGGACCCACTCAACTCAAATGCACATCTCAAGGACAGTGGACACAGGAGCTCCCCTCCTGCCAAG CAGTGCAATGTCCAAGCCTGTCTATTCTGGGAAAGATCAACACGAACTGCAGCAGGGAATCTGTGTTTGGAACTGTGTGCAATTTTACATGCCCTGAAGGATGGACCCTAAATGGCTCTTCTGTGTTGCTGTGTGATGCCACAGGACACTGGTCTGGGATGCTGCCTACCTGTGAAG CAGCCATTGAGCCTGGTGTTTCCCTAGCAGTTGGACTTTCTGTTGGCGGAACCTCCTTCCTGACCTTAAGTTCATTTCTTCTTTGGTTTCTGAAGTACTTTCGGAAAAAAG cAAAGAAATTTGTTCCTGCCAG CTATGCAGGCCTTGAATCACAAGAAAGCTGCCCAGTGCCTTCCAACCTCATTTAA